A stretch of Saccharothrix texasensis DNA encodes these proteins:
- the treY gene encoding malto-oligosyltrehalose synthase, producing the protein MVGAAPASTYRVQFTPDFTFADAEAVVDYLDALGVGALYASPVLEAVPGSTHGYDVVDPTRAREELGGESGRVALHKALKRAGLGFVLDIVPNHMAVGHDDVNQWWADVLRHGRGSRYAKYFDIDWDSGPLLLPFAADEESEEEHEHYRLAFWRRGNTELNYRRFFDITTLAAVRVEDPEVFDATHGEVLRWVAAGEVTGLRVDHPDGLADPGGYARRLRERAGVWLVVEKILGADERLPVSWPVDGTTGYDALREVGGLFVDPAGEAAFTALAEELGVPTDFAAVEHECRDLVARTILRAEVRRIAALVRDADREEAERAVAEVLVNFPVYRSYLPEGLDAWTAAVRAATSPAARELDRQVRAEPHGELATRVQQTSGMVVAKGTEDTAFYRYTRFVALNEVGGAPDRFGVPPEEFHARAAAREAGSPTTMTALSTHDTKRSEDVRARLAVLAELPGEFAESVRRWTAAHPIGEPSLTMLAWQSLVGAWPITADRMRAYLDKAAKESKVRTTWVDHDEAFEAAVAAWPEQVLSGPVAAEVASFVERIVVPGWSNALGQKLVQLTAPGVPDVYQGSELWDLSLVDPDNRRPVDYEVRRRLLDRLDDGWLPDVDDSGAAKLLVVQRALRLRRDRPELFRGYRPLEASGRTAPHVVAFERTDLIAVATRLPVGLANAGGWGDAVLPLPPGEWTDVLTSRPADPSLAGMLDRYPVALLVRGDR; encoded by the coding sequence GTGGTCGGCGCGGCGCCCGCGTCGACCTACCGGGTCCAGTTCACGCCCGACTTCACCTTCGCCGACGCGGAGGCCGTGGTCGACTACCTGGACGCCCTGGGCGTCGGCGCGCTGTACGCCTCGCCCGTGCTGGAGGCCGTGCCCGGCTCCACGCACGGCTACGACGTGGTCGACCCGACCCGCGCCCGGGAAGAGCTCGGCGGCGAGTCGGGGCGCGTGGCGCTGCACAAGGCGCTCAAGAGGGCCGGGCTGGGGTTCGTGCTCGACATCGTGCCCAACCACATGGCGGTCGGCCACGACGACGTCAACCAGTGGTGGGCGGACGTGCTCCGGCACGGCCGGGGGTCGCGGTACGCGAAGTACTTCGACATCGACTGGGACTCCGGGCCGCTGCTGCTGCCCTTCGCCGCCGACGAGGAGTCGGAGGAGGAGCACGAGCACTACCGGCTGGCGTTCTGGCGGCGCGGCAACACCGAGCTGAACTACCGCCGGTTCTTCGACATCACCACGCTGGCCGCGGTGCGGGTCGAGGACCCCGAGGTGTTCGACGCGACCCACGGCGAAGTGCTGCGCTGGGTCGCGGCCGGCGAGGTCACCGGGCTGCGGGTCGACCACCCCGACGGCCTGGCCGACCCCGGCGGGTACGCGCGGCGGCTGCGGGAACGCGCCGGCGTGTGGCTGGTGGTGGAGAAGATCCTCGGCGCGGACGAGCGGCTGCCCGTGAGCTGGCCCGTCGACGGCACCACGGGCTACGACGCGCTGCGCGAAGTCGGCGGGCTGTTCGTGGACCCGGCGGGCGAGGCGGCGTTCACCGCGCTGGCCGAGGAGCTCGGCGTGCCCACGGACTTCGCCGCCGTCGAGCACGAGTGCCGCGACCTGGTGGCCCGGACGATCCTGCGCGCCGAGGTGCGGCGGATCGCCGCCCTGGTGCGCGACGCGGACCGCGAAGAAGCCGAACGGGCGGTCGCCGAAGTGCTGGTGAACTTCCCCGTCTACCGCTCCTACCTGCCCGAAGGGCTCGACGCGTGGACGGCGGCCGTGCGGGCGGCGACGTCGCCCGCGGCCCGGGAGCTGGACCGGCAGGTGCGCGCCGAACCGCACGGCGAACTGGCCACCCGCGTCCAGCAGACGTCCGGCATGGTGGTCGCGAAGGGCACCGAGGACACCGCGTTCTACCGGTACACCCGGTTCGTGGCGCTCAACGAGGTCGGCGGCGCGCCGGACCGGTTCGGGGTGCCGCCGGAGGAGTTCCACGCGCGCGCGGCGGCACGGGAAGCGGGCTCGCCGACGACCATGACGGCGTTGTCGACGCACGACACGAAGCGCTCGGAGGACGTGCGGGCCCGGCTTGCCGTGCTGGCCGAGCTGCCCGGCGAGTTCGCCGAGTCGGTGCGCCGGTGGACCGCCGCGCACCCGATCGGCGAACCGTCCCTGACCATGCTGGCGTGGCAGTCGCTGGTCGGCGCGTGGCCGATCACCGCCGACCGGATGCGCGCCTACCTGGACAAGGCGGCCAAGGAGTCGAAGGTCCGCACCACGTGGGTCGACCACGACGAGGCGTTCGAGGCGGCCGTGGCGGCGTGGCCCGAGCAGGTGCTGTCCGGTCCCGTGGCGGCCGAGGTGGCCTCGTTCGTCGAGCGGATCGTCGTGCCCGGCTGGTCCAACGCGCTCGGCCAGAAGCTGGTGCAGCTCACCGCGCCCGGCGTGCCGGACGTCTACCAGGGCAGCGAGCTGTGGGACCTGTCGCTGGTCGACCCGGACAACCGGCGACCGGTGGATTACGAGGTGCGGCGGCGGCTGCTGGACCGGCTCGACGACGGCTGGCTGCCGGACGTGGACGACTCGGGCGCGGCCAAGCTGCTCGTCGTGCAGCGCGCGCTGCGGCTGCGCCGCGACCGGCCCGAGCTGTTCCGCGGCTACCGGCCGCTGGAAGCGTCCGGGCGGACCGCACCGCACGTAGTCGCCTTCGAGCGGACGGATCTGATCGCGGTGGCGACCCGGCTTCCGGTGGGATTGGCGAACGCGGGCGGCTGGGGCGACGCGGTGCTGCCGCTGCCGCCGGGTGAGTGGACCGACGTGCTCACCTCCCGCCCGGCCGACCCGTCGCTGGCCGGGATGCTGGACCGCTACCCCGTGGCACTGCTGGTAAGAGGAGATCGGTGA
- a CDS encoding CsbD family protein, translating to MGTDDKISNKAEELKGKAKEAVGDATDNEQWQAEGRAEQTKGSLKQAGEKVKDAFRGDNR from the coding sequence ATGGGGACCGACGACAAGATCAGCAACAAGGCCGAGGAGCTCAAGGGCAAGGCGAAGGAAGCCGTCGGCGACGCCACCGACAACGAGCAGTGGCAGGCCGAGGGCCGCGCCGAGCAGACCAAGGGCTCGCTGAAGCAGGCCGGCGAGAAGGTCAAGGACGCCTTCCGCGGGGACAACCGCTAG
- the treZ gene encoding malto-oligosyltrehalose trehalohydrolase, translating into MSFSVWAPARERVRVRVDGRDHEMTAGAGGWWHADVDGVDYGFLLDDSDDVLPDPRSSWQPDGVHGPSRVYDHSAFEWTDQAWTGRALPGAVIYELHIGTFTPAGTFDGAVERLDHLVDLGVTHVEVMPVNSFDGTAGWGYDGVLWGAAHEPYGGPDGFKRFVDACHARGLAVLLDVVYNHLGPSGAYLDRFGPYFAGSNDWGPGLNLDGEDSDEVRRYVIDNATGWLRDFHVDGLRLDAVHALVDRSAQHLLEQLAVEVDALSATVRRPLTLIAESDLNDARLVTAREGGGLGLHAQWSDDLHHALHVALSGETTGYYPDFEGALGRTLREVFFHAGTWSSFRGRRHGRPVDRDRLPGYRFLAYLQNHDQVGNRATGDRLSASVPWRRQVVGAAIVLCSPYTPMIFMGEEWAASTPWQFFASFPDPELAEAVRTGRRREFGRHGWGESEVPDPIDPETVRRSTLRWDEVSEPGHREPADLYRALIALRRSRPELADPRLDRFTVREEGHVLVLHRGSLRVLCNLGDDTEVRLDDEVGEVLLTSAEVGVDGQVVRLPADSFAIVDRASVTTPGRG; encoded by the coding sequence GTGAGTTTCTCGGTGTGGGCCCCGGCGCGCGAGCGCGTCCGGGTGCGGGTCGACGGTCGGGACCACGAGATGACCGCCGGCGCCGGCGGGTGGTGGCACGCCGACGTCGACGGCGTGGACTACGGGTTCCTGCTCGACGACTCCGACGACGTGCTGCCCGACCCGCGCTCGTCCTGGCAGCCGGACGGCGTGCACGGCCCGTCCCGCGTCTACGACCACTCGGCGTTCGAGTGGACCGACCAGGCGTGGACCGGGCGCGCGCTGCCCGGCGCGGTGATCTACGAGCTGCACATCGGCACGTTCACGCCCGCCGGCACGTTCGACGGCGCGGTGGAGCGGCTGGACCACCTGGTGGACCTGGGCGTCACGCACGTCGAGGTGATGCCGGTGAACTCGTTCGACGGCACGGCGGGCTGGGGCTACGACGGCGTGCTGTGGGGCGCGGCGCACGAGCCGTACGGCGGACCGGACGGGTTCAAGCGGTTCGTCGACGCCTGCCACGCGCGGGGCCTCGCCGTGCTGCTGGACGTGGTCTACAACCACCTCGGGCCCTCCGGCGCGTACCTCGACCGGTTCGGGCCGTACTTCGCGGGCAGCAACGACTGGGGACCGGGCCTCAACCTCGACGGCGAGGACTCCGACGAGGTGCGCCGCTACGTCATCGACAACGCGACCGGCTGGCTGCGCGACTTCCACGTCGACGGGCTGCGGCTGGACGCCGTGCACGCCCTCGTGGACCGCAGCGCGCAGCACCTGCTGGAACAGCTGGCCGTCGAGGTGGACGCGTTGTCGGCCACCGTCCGCAGGCCGTTGACGTTGATCGCCGAGTCGGACCTCAACGACGCCCGGCTGGTGACCGCGCGCGAAGGCGGCGGCCTCGGCCTGCACGCCCAGTGGTCCGACGACCTGCACCACGCGCTGCACGTGGCGTTGAGCGGCGAGACGACCGGCTACTACCCGGACTTCGAGGGCGCGCTGGGCAGGACGCTGCGCGAGGTGTTCTTCCACGCGGGCACGTGGTCGTCGTTCCGGGGCAGGCGCCACGGCCGCCCGGTGGATCGCGACCGGCTGCCCGGCTACCGGTTCCTGGCCTACCTGCAGAACCACGACCAGGTCGGCAACCGCGCCACCGGCGACCGGCTGTCCGCCTCGGTGCCGTGGCGGCGGCAGGTCGTGGGCGCGGCGATCGTGCTGTGCTCCCCGTACACGCCGATGATCTTCATGGGCGAGGAGTGGGCGGCGAGCACGCCGTGGCAGTTCTTCGCGTCGTTCCCGGACCCGGAGCTGGCCGAGGCCGTGCGCACCGGGCGGCGGCGCGAGTTCGGCCGGCACGGGTGGGGCGAGTCGGAGGTGCCCGACCCGATCGACCCGGAGACCGTGCGGCGGTCGACGCTGCGCTGGGACGAGGTGTCCGAGCCCGGCCACCGGGAGCCGGCCGACCTCTACCGGGCGTTGATCGCGCTGCGCCGGTCGCGCCCGGAACTCGCCGACCCGCGTCTGGACCGGTTCACCGTGCGTGAGGAAGGCCACGTGCTCGTGCTGCACCGGGGCTCGCTGCGGGTGCTGTGCAACCTCGGGGACGACACCGAGGTGCGGCTCGACGACGAGGTGGGCGAGGTGCTGCTCACGTCGGCGGAGGTGGGAGTGGACGGGCAGGTGGTGCGCCTGCCCGCCGACTCCTTCGCCATCGTCGACCGCGCGTCGGTCACTACCCCGGGTCGGGGATGA
- a CDS encoding ANTAR domain-containing protein, whose amino-acid sequence MVGDNGHDDSLTARIASLEAEIVGLRKAVQTRTVIGQATGLISAVQGCTPQEGFQLLVRMSQHHNVKLHTIALKLLDLSTELGPRQAVRAVHASAEPVPEPADGHVAAPEWPGVEVVNAARGLVAAYDAAQYSGDDRPEVRRQLADQVESAGRLLAEKLTEVGWLIPDPG is encoded by the coding sequence GTGGTCGGGGACAACGGGCATGACGATTCGCTGACCGCGCGGATCGCCAGCCTCGAGGCCGAGATCGTGGGGCTGCGCAAAGCGGTGCAGACGCGCACCGTGATCGGGCAGGCCACCGGATTGATATCCGCGGTGCAGGGCTGCACGCCCCAAGAGGGGTTCCAGCTGCTCGTGCGGATGTCACAGCACCACAACGTGAAGCTGCACACCATCGCGCTGAAGCTGCTCGACCTCTCGACCGAGCTGGGACCGAGGCAGGCCGTGCGCGCCGTGCACGCCTCCGCCGAGCCCGTGCCCGAACCGGCCGACGGCCACGTCGCCGCGCCCGAGTGGCCCGGGGTGGAGGTGGTGAACGCCGCACGCGGTCTGGTCGCGGCCTACGACGCGGCTCAGTACTCCGGCGACGACCGCCCGGAGGTGCGAAGACAGCTGGCCGACCAGGTCGAGTCGGCCGGTCGGCTGTTGGCCGAGAAGCTCACCGAGGTCGGTTGGCTCATCCCCGACCCGGGGTAG